One Glycine max cultivar Williams 82 chromosome 1, Glycine_max_v4.0, whole genome shotgun sequence genomic window, tttaagatatgtGTAGTTCTTTTTAAGATTAATAATATggattgacaaaaaaatttagtGAGGTTGTGAttacaaatatgaaatatataaggATTGAAGTTAATTGAtgcaatttattaaatatttatttcatgtaatatttaattttaatatagcttaattatatattatatttaatatacacTGTAATTCATATATCCATATAAGTAAAATAGCCTTGAGGATAAACATTAATgtaatctttaatattttttgttatgcaattaattatatttctatataaacaaaaaaaatattaatcattttatttatgaaatatatatatatatataatacataattaacatcaataatattatcaattattttatatattaaatgtaatattattaattattcaaaCTCCCAACCAGAATGAgtttaaacaataaaagagtaaaatatattttccgtCCCTTTAAAATTAGCAAAGTTTAATTTgtctttctaaaataaattttcctattttagtccctctaaatttaaaatttacgtTTTTTGTTACTCTAAATTTGAaaggtattattttttattcttaaagtattttagacaatattttatatagggtaaaaattgatttagatatcgcttaaaatgaaaaacataccATTCTAAATtagagagactaaaaatagatttaaaaagaattaaaatgactGAAACCAAACTTtaataattagagaaaaaaaaacatatattaccCATAGTAAAATGATAATGAAACTTAAACTTATAGTTTATACAAAGTGTTCAATTCTTACTACTAACTTAATCTTAgtgatttcttaattaatttttttaacatattcatGGACTCTTAGTTTTTGTATATTATAgaatattaatttgtataaataattattttttattataaattttattgacaataatttaaaaataactattaattttattaaatatttgttgttatttataaaagtaaagTATTGACTGTAACTTAAATTTTTGTGATATGCATGAataagacttttatttttttatattatataatactgatttatccaaataattaatttttattttatatttttaggtaaataatttaaaaaaattaaataactaacaTTTGTAGGGTGTTAATACTAATAAATATgacacttattttttattttgtattttttataaattaaaatattaatccacacaattgattgttttttttgttcaaataagaTTTCGGTCTCCTACCTTGCTCAATTCTCAATTTTGATCTCTACATTTAATCTAGACTTGGATATTGAAATACTAATGGGTAGATATTAAATGGAGTTGGAGGCGATCGAAGGTCAAGAGATGCCCTGCTCGGCTGTTCTTTAAATCCGAAGCAATCCTTTCTTTCTTAATGATTCAGCCGCCCATTGAGTGAGACTGAAACGTAAGCATGAAATGATATGTAGACTATTATATACTACATACTAGTCATTAGGAATAAGTTTTGCCCCCAATCaggaggaaaaatgaaaaacaatactAGCGTTTACCACTGATTTTATACTCAATTTAAGTACCCTTTCCAATTCCATTATGCAATCAATCCTAACCTGCCGTTAACATGTTTGGGGCAAAAGCTGATCGATGTGATATTGGGGTCATGGTCGCTATGCTTTTGTTCATGATCTTGTCACTAAACGGTGTTGTTTCTGGTGCAGACCCTATTGATACCTATTGTCCCAGTGAATTCCCATTGTACAGCCTCAACAGTTCATTCCATAACAACCTCAAGCTTGTGCTGAGGTTGCTTTCCTCCGACAACGCTTCAAAGGCAGGTTTCTATGACACATCCATAGGACAAGGCCCAGACAAAGTGTACGGACAATCACTTTGCAGAGGGGACATCTCCAACTCCACAGCTTGCAAAGAATGCATTGAGAAAGCAAGCCGAGATATCATGAATAGGTGCAAGAGTGAGAATGCAATGATATGGTATAACCTTTGCCAAGTACGTTACTCCTTTCAGAGCTTTAAGGTCGTGGCTTATACTGGAAAGTATCCGCAGCAGAATAATGAGGAGAAGAAAGTATCGGATCCTATAAGATTTAGGGAATACTTGACATATTTAATGAGCAATCTCTCAGACGAGGCTGCTTTCAATCCTGATAAGAACATGTTTGCAGCTGGGGAAGTTGACTATCCTGGGAACAAGACAATATATGGCTTAGTCCAATGTATTCCAGACTCACAGTGCAGTAGTTGTTTGACTTCTGCCTTCACAGAACTCACTGAATGCTGCTCCGACCTCGAAGCTGGGATTATTCTTGATCGGACTTGCAATATCAGGTTCCAGTTGTCTCAGTTCTTCAATGCTTCATCTGCATATCGCTTGATTTATCCAACTTCCAcaggtaagtttttttttttttttattctgacaAAAAACCATGTGTGTCCAAGAAATTGTTCAATACTATTCAGCTTCATTGCTTGATTTTAATGCAATTTCAAGAAATTGTTCAAcctccattattattattttttttttttggctagaGTCCCGTGATTGATTTTTATTctaagttgaatttttttttaagagttcaGGCTGAATCTTAATATTTTTGGTTACATTCTATTTCTATTTGCTTATTCACGTTTGgtatagaataattttaaaaattatgaaatatttagtagttaaatttatttttgttttgttttttgctttgattctaatatttttctataaaaaattgttaatatcACTGATCATGTGacatatattttagttaaaaaaatcttcataaTTCAAGTTACTTAATTCAAATGTACTTATAGGGAACTTCTGAACAGTTAGAGTAATCGCAGCCATTTAAGATAGTAATAGAGagaatttttgtaaaattgtaatttttttcaagagaGAGAAAGTCATATTTTCTTCTAGTgacaattgaaaaatattattattaggtGAGATTATATGATCCCCTTACATCGGAAGATATTGTAATACAGTAATATTTTACTGTACCATACGTCATGTGATTTCCTTGGTCAAATTGagagagttttcatttttcaatattaatattCGCAGTGTTAATTTTCTATACTCTCATACTTATTTCATTTGTCCGTCCTGAGTTCTTAAAGAACATGATTTCGTCTTTTATTTCCAACACATATAGAGATATCATATCGAGTTATATGTCGTATATATCAAATAGTCATTAATATATTGAATAATAAGATACAAGTACATTATtgctatttaaaaataaaataaaatttatgagaatcaaaactaataaattttttaaagactaaaatcaaatttaattatatttgatggGCGGCAtcagcatgaaaaagatatattGACAGAAGGTTTTTTCAATTTACAAGGAGGGAAATGGAAGTCCTGGATGATTGTGTTGATTATGTGTGGATCAGTTTTAGTATTAGCACTTCTTATTGGGTTGGCCACTGCTTGCCTCAGACGAAAGAACGATAGAGAGAGAGGTGAAGTTCTACAGCTGTAATTTTATTAACTATCTCAAAAACTATTTAAGAACTGTCAGCTATTCAATTCTCTTTACTTGGTTTCTATCTGTGCAtaccttcaaaatataaaatgaaacagATGAAGAAATAAGTGAACGAACGCTATTACAAGAGTTGTCTACCCCCAAGAGTGTAGCAGTCACAGAAGAAGGTGACTTGATTAGTTCCGATGAACTCTTGTTCATGACTTTAGCTGTCATTAAGGCCGCTACTGATGACTTTTCTGATACAAATAAGCTGGGACAAGGAGGCTTTGGTGCAGTCTACAAGGTTATATAGTATATAATTCACTAAAACTCTTTTTAGCTCGGGTTATGGTTGATATATAAGTCCTCTCATTGTgtttgattttgcaatttacaTTGCAGGGTGTTCTACCAGATGGTAATGAAATAGCAGTTAAAAGATTATCGAGAAAGTCATGGCAAGGCATGGAGGAATTGAAAAATGAGGTCATATTGATTGCCAAACTTCAACACAAGAATTTGGTGAGGCTGTTAGGGTGTGCCTTGGAGGGGGATGAAAAGCTACTCATATATGAATTCATGTCAAACAAAAGCCTTGATCAATTTATCTTTGGTTTGTTATGTTGCTTACTTTTCAATTCATAAGCCTTCCACACTTATCGTCGATTGGTTTTGTTTTACACAAGATGACATTCGACTGActcttgttttttattataaagatCCAGAAAAGCGTTCAAAACTTGATTGGAAGACATACCATGGCATTATCAGTGGCATAGCCAGAGGACTACTTTATCTTCACGAGGAGTCTCGCCTTAAAATCATTCACAGAGACTTAAAGCCAAACAATGTGTTGTTAGACCACGAACTGTTGGCCAAAATATCAGATTTTGGTATGGCCAGGATATTTTCTGAGAATCAAAATGCAGCAAACACGAAAAGAGTTGTGGGAACATAGTAAGCCAATTACTTGCACccatcttttattttctgtaaTTGTCTTAAATGTTACATTCCAGATTATTTTCCATGAACTGAACTATGAACCCACACGCGATGTTGATGATCAAAATAGTGGATATATGGCTCCAGAGTATGCAATGGAAGGGTTGTTCTCTGTGAAATCTGATGTCTTCAGCTTTGGTGTTATCATGCTTGAAATCATCATCGGGAAAAGAAATAGTGGCTTTTACATGACCGAACTTGCCCCGACACTGCTGgcatatgtaattttattattcaaacgCTTCAGTAGTAATTTATGTTCTCTCATGGTAGGAAAAAGTATATGTAATAGTGTTGATTCTAACCATGACAGGCATGGAGACTGTGGAATGAAGGAAAAGAATTGGACTTTGTGGATCCAATGCTATTGGAATCATGTGATGCCTCGGAAATTGTAAGGTGTGTGCACATCGGGCTGCTGTGCGTGCAAGAAAATCCGGAACACAGGCCCACCATGTCAAATGTGGTGGTGCTCCTGGGAAGCGAATCAATGGTTCTTCCCCAACCAAGACAACCACCACTTTCTTTGGGTAGGGTGCTTCGTGCCGATCCATCAACAACAACCAATCCTTCAGTGAAAGAGATGATATTTTCTGATATTCTACCGCGATGATTTGCCACTTTTTGTGACAATTTTAGTGCAGGGGTGTTGGGTTCTTGACAGTAGCACAAAAAGTGGGACGTGTTATATAATACGTGATACAGCATACATGTGTAATTCAGATGGAGAAGACTTGGTCTACTTGTGAATTGTGGTGTtagattttctattttattttattggtgtGTGGGAGGGCCAAAAGGCCCATACTTGTGAATTGTGATGTTAGATGTTCGGGCATTGCTTTGGCACcaggcaaaaaaaaataatttgcaaaatatttttaaaaaaaattgtattctaTATGTACGTatgaattacaattttttttaag contains:
- the CRK4 gene encoding cysteine-rich receptor-like protein kinase 15 isoform X1, giving the protein MFGAKADRCDIGVMVAMLLFMILSLNGVVSGADPIDTYCPSEFPLYSLNSSFHNNLKLVLRLLSSDNASKAGFYDTSIGQGPDKVYGQSLCRGDISNSTACKECIEKASRDIMNRCKSENAMIWYNLCQVRYSFQSFKVVAYTGKYPQQNNEEKKVSDPIRFREYLTYLMSNLSDEAAFNPDKNMFAAGEVDYPGNKTIYGLVQCIPDSQCSSCLTSAFTELTECCSDLEAGIILDRTCNIRFQLSQFFNASSAYRLIYPTSTGGKWKSWMIVLIMCGSVLVLALLIGLATACLRRKNDRERDEEISERTLLQELSTPKSVAVTEEGDLISSDELLFMTLAVIKAATDDFSDTNKLGQGGFGAVYKGVLPDGNEIAVKRLSRKSWQGMEELKNEVILIAKLQHKNLVRLLGCALEGDEKLLIYEFMSNKSLDQFIFDPEKRSKLDWKTYHGIISGIARGLLYLHEESRLKIIHRDLKPNNVLLDHELLAKISDFGMARIFSENQNAANTKRVVGTYGYMAPEYAMEGLFSVKSDVFSFGVIMLEIIIGKRNSGFYMTELAPTLLAYAWRLWNEGKELDFVDPMLLESCDASEIVRCVHIGLLCVQENPEHRPTMSNVVVLLGSESMVLPQPRQPPLSLGRVLRADPSTTTNPSVKEMIFSDILPR
- the CRK4 gene encoding cysteine-rich receptor-like protein kinase 10 isoform X2, producing the protein MNRCKSENAMIWYNLCQVRYSFQSFKVVAYTGKYPQQNNEEKKVSDPIRFREYLTYLMSNLSDEAAFNPDKNMFAAGEVDYPGNKTIYGLVQCIPDSQCSSCLTSAFTELTECCSDLEAGIILDRTCNIRFQLSQFFNASSAYRLIYPTSTGGKWKSWMIVLIMCGSVLVLALLIGLATACLRRKNDRERDEEISERTLLQELSTPKSVAVTEEGDLISSDELLFMTLAVIKAATDDFSDTNKLGQGGFGAVYKGVLPDGNEIAVKRLSRKSWQGMEELKNEVILIAKLQHKNLVRLLGCALEGDEKLLIYEFMSNKSLDQFIFDPEKRSKLDWKTYHGIISGIARGLLYLHEESRLKIIHRDLKPNNVLLDHELLAKISDFGMARIFSENQNAANTKRVVGTYGYMAPEYAMEGLFSVKSDVFSFGVIMLEIIIGKRNSGFYMTELAPTLLAYAWRLWNEGKELDFVDPMLLESCDASEIVRCVHIGLLCVQENPEHRPTMSNVVVLLGSESMVLPQPRQPPLSLGRVLRADPSTTTNPSVKEMIFSDILPR